In Salvelinus namaycush isolate Seneca chromosome 17, SaNama_1.0, whole genome shotgun sequence, one genomic interval encodes:
- the LOC120062565 gene encoding putative monooxygenase p33MONOX, producing MMSSTVSRTQEQGLQPGEQTERMQEHCTYRGTGYSSQYSPTEWRMMNIENIVPEMVVTKIHRLKMKLRMPSGDFKEDRLSTSAQSTPCGTPSGTPSVTPSVSPHASPILNRRSWFNSLSPAPFLTTPELGSPNFSPEMGGNEGGGAGGERWSFFGTSRPVVQKSSTDPGSETNTGFTLQSYFGVPKSNTMEGIKTQVNLMVDDPAKFNPPRSRSAASRARDPPRLAHTNSNPGT from the exons ATGATGAGCAGTACAGTGAGCAGAACTCAAGAGCAAGGATTGCAACctggagaacagacagagagaatgcAGGAGCATTGTACATACAGAGGTACGGGATATTCATCCCAATATTCCCCGACAGAATGGAGGATGATGAACATTGAGAATATCGTTCCAGAGATGGTAGTAACCAAAATCCACAGACTCAAAATG AAGCTGAGAATGCCAAGCGGGGACTTCAAGGAGGACAGGCTTTCGACATCAGCACAATCCACCCCTTGTGGCACCCCTTCCGGGACCCCCTCCGTTACCCCCAGCGTCAGTCCCCACGCCTCACCGATACTCAACCGCAG GAGCTGGTTCAACAGCCTGAGTCCAGCACCGTTTCTCACCACACCGGAGCTCGGCAGTCCTAACTTCAGCCCAGAAATGGGAGGCAAtgagggaggaggagcaggaggggagaggtggagcTTCTTTGGAACTTCTCGCCCAGTAGTACAGAAGTCCTCTACTGACCCTGGTTCAGAAACCAACACAG GCTTCACACTACAGTCGTACTTTGGCGTGCCAAAGTCCAACACCATGGAAGGCATTAAGACCCAGGTCAACCTCATGGTGGATGACCCCGCCAAGTTCAACCCCCCAAGATCGAGATCAGCGGCATCGAGGGCAAGAGACCCCCCCAGACTCGCCCACACAAACTCAAACCCCGGGACATGA